The nucleotide window ATCCAGGCGCAGATCCTGGAGCTGCTGGACAGGATCCAGCGCGAAACCGGCGTCGGGATGATCTTCATCACCCATGACCTGCGCGTTGCCTCGCAGATCTGCGACGAGATCGCGGTGATGCAACGCGGCAAGATCGTCGAGAGCGGACCGCCCTCGCAGATCTTCCTTGCTCCGCAATCCGCCTACACCCGCGAACTGGTGGCGGCGATTCCAGGGGAACAGCCGGGCAGCTAAGACCCGGAGCCCCATTTCCGACCTTGGCAATGCCACTTCAGGGAGACGATCAATGGCTCACCACAAGACCCCGACCACGATGTCGCGCCGCGGCGCGCTGATGCTGATGGGCGCGGCAGGCACGGCTGGCCTGCTGGCGCCGAACCTGCTGGGCAAGCCGGCCTTTGCCGCAACGCCCCCCGAAACGCCCGCCGGGCGGATCATCGTCGGCCTGTCGCAGGAGCCCACCAACTTCAACCCGCTGATGGTCAAGATCGAGGTGGATGACGGCGTCCATTTCTCGATGTTCGATGCGCTGTTCCGGGTGATGCCCGATGGCGAGATCGTGCCGAACCTTGCGACCGAAGTACCCAGCCAGGCCAATGGCGGCATTTCCGAGGATGGCCTCGAATGGCGCGTGAAACTGCGCGATGACGTGACCTGGCATGACGGCGCGCCCTTCACCGCAGAGGATGTCAAGTTCACGCTGGACCTGATCGTGAACCCCGATTTCCGCAGCTGGCGCACGGCCGGCCACTCGCTTCTGCGCGAGGTGACGGTCGTCTCGCCGACCGAGATCACCTGGCGGATGGAACGGCCCTTCTCGCCCTACCTGTCGTTCCTGACCGAAACCTTCATCGTGCCCAAGCACATCCTGGAGGCAGAGGCCGATCCGAACACCGCCGCCTTCAACCAGGCGCCGGTCGGCACCGGCGCGTTCAAATGGGATGCGCGCATCGCGGGCGACCATATCAGCCTGCTCGCCAACCCCGACTATTTCGGTGAAGGCCCCTATATCGAGCAGCTGATCTTCAAGTACATCCCCGACGTGACCGTGCTCTACACGCAGTTCAAGAGCGGTGACGTGGATCTGCTGGGCCGCATGTACATCACCCCCGACAACTATGCCGAAGCCAAGACGCTGGCGGGCAAGGTCGTCAAGCTGGAACCCTCGCCCTCGGTCGAGACCATCTATCTGAACCTTGAACGGCCGGTCTTCAAGGAACTGGCCGTGCGCGAGGCGGTCTATGCCGCCATCGACAAGGCCTCGATCATCGACGCACTGTATTACGGGCTGCCCGATCCGGTGGAAACCTTCATGCCGCGCACCTCGGCCTATATGCACC belongs to Frigidibacter mobilis and includes:
- a CDS encoding peptide ABC transporter substrate-binding protein, with translation MAHHKTPTTMSRRGALMLMGAAGTAGLLAPNLLGKPAFAATPPETPAGRIIVGLSQEPTNFNPLMVKIEVDDGVHFSMFDALFRVMPDGEIVPNLATEVPSQANGGISEDGLEWRVKLRDDVTWHDGAPFTAEDVKFTLDLIVNPDFRSWRTAGHSLLREVTVVSPTEITWRMERPFSPYLSFLTETFIVPKHILEAEADPNTAAFNQAPVGTGAFKWDARIAGDHISLLANPDYFGEGPYIEQLIFKYIPDVTVLYTQFKSGDVDLLGRMYITPDNYAEAKTLAGKVVKLEPSPSVETIYLNLERPVFKELAVREAVYAAIDKASIIDALYYGLPDPVETFMPRTSAYMHPDLPKHEFSLERANQLLDEAGWVPGSDGIRVKDGVRLSFVNSTTSGNHLREQLQQFVQQTLREAGIEMTIENYPAAVIWGEFWMQSQFDSVVVGITYLIGSDPDVTNRFHSGAITAQGGRGSNNAQYKNARVDELLEEGSKSFDPARRREIYLEVQELVRADLPFLPLFSDNSIRAWKEGIEGVVNNGNTRTETWNAAQWYWAS